A segment of the Necator americanus strain Aroian chromosome IV, whole genome shotgun sequence genome:
GTCATGACAGTTTAACAAAGTCGAGTGATCCTATGATTGATTGTACGAGGATTCATTGATTGTGATTGAGAGATCATAGAATTTGAGCGATATCAACTTTAAAAAAGCCTCcgtaaatgaaaagaaaagagaataaaaaaagaaaaaaaaagaggtcttGCATAAAACATTGGATCATCAACTGGATACCATTACTTAACTCTTACTACATCCTAGGAAAACCACAAACGAGGAAGAGCCCAGCCCTTCTCGAAAGACCTAAAGGTTGTGTCGTGAAGGAACGATAATAACTCAATACAAAAACTGTCTCACCACAACTGAAATAGCAGAAACCATTCGTCACTTACCACATCTGCTACCAACTGATCGAATATATTAACGAATATTTTGTGAATACCGCCGATGGACCTAGGAGAACAAATTGGTTAGATAGATCATAAATCCGTTCGTCCTGACAATCGTTAGAGGGCGGTGTACCGCGTTCGGTAAGAAGGaccgctgtggctgcagcatgatcgatcggaggttcgaatccggattcattaacgccagacactttatcttttatcctttaacggCTTTTcctgctcttctctccttgaaaAACCATTGATAGAATTCAGAAccgatatttttttccatttcaactGTGCGCTACATATCCATCATgccattttaattttaaccaactttatttatatttattttatttatttgtttattttataccaACTGTATTAACAATCTGTAGCTTTGGAGTTCATCGTAAGCCTGGACGAAGTTGGTCAGCAATCGAGagtttttcaaagtattttcattctgttccttcaaaaattataACTAGCAAGATAATGTTGAGCtaacacatttctttttctgcttcaatCCTTCAGTTGATCGGCTGTTGTTTGAGTTCAATCGGAtctggaaaacaaaacaaaaaagacaaaggTAAACTAACACTCTTATATGAATTTATGGTTTCGATCTGTGTCCCCTTCTATCTGTGATGGTCTCAGAATTTAAATTCTAATCAATCAGAAATTTTACGAATGTTTCTGGTGCTCTCTTAAAGTTTCTGACTTTGGTAGACTTTTAGCAAGGTTTATTGGAGTAAAGACCATGAAATTCAACTTTCGACTAAAAACccttcaaaaatgaagaaccagacaaaaaaaagcttcgaaagaaaatgatCAAACCATTTTAAAAAGTCGAGTAAGTATCACTATCATAGCAAACCTTCACAAAAGTAAACAAGTGTGACTTTAGACATTCAGAAACTTGTACAGTATCCTTACATAGCAATATTCTGCCTTTTTTAAACTAGCAATGAGCAGAATTGACATTCCATGCGCAAGTTTTTCTTAGGTTGGGTTCAAAGTCTGATATATCACAGATCCTACCGTTGACATCGAAATGTCATTTATTTCAgcttaaagtcatcacccaAACACGAATCTGATCTGgagcggatttcagatggagtattcgtatacgggattgtggattatggagacggaaGTCATTCCGCCCacttctccctgtatcagtggaaacgggcAACTctggaacgctgtttcttacgacgtccttaATTgaaacgcgccacccttgcacggacacccgcttgcgattcgtccgaatgggttggGCGGAGcacaaacgttgcgcattgcaacataagCCGTCATAGGAAACAGCATTTCCGGGATCGTCCGTCTCTACGGATagagggagaaatggacggaatcactcccctctccataacctacgatcccgtatatggatactccacctgaaatctgcaccacctcagattcgtggggtgatgcctttaatctcaACTATCAGATGACCGATACGGTACGATACGGGAAGCGCTGGGTGTctgcttttttatttgcagTTTTTGTTGTCGTCTAGCGGTTCAGCTATGTCTTTCGTGCATTTTACTTGTCTTCAGAATTTTGGTGGGTTCTGATCTACACGCTTTTAAGGTAGTTTATAGCTTTTCTATACTCAAGAGTCTTTAGGTATAAGTAGAAGAGTATTTAAGAGTCtcataattttacaaaatcaaCATATAATAGTCAAAATATACTCAATATGTAACGATTTTCAGATTATTTCAACAAGTTTATGACTTGCttcatattaatattaataattccTCTATTCTTATGCGCAGAAACTCGATCAAACCGCAcaacaaacgaaaaatttccacGAGTTTGCACATATTTCTGCTTATTTTTGGCCTCTCTTCACCCAATGAGGACTAAAGCCAGAATAAACTGTCCGTTCAGGGCAAAGAAATCCCAGATAAACTGTCCGTTCAGAGCAAAGATGAAAATCCAGAACAAACCGCATCATCAGCTGAGAGTAGCAGGTACATACTCACTGAATTACCGTACGAGAAAttccttgttttatttttctcacaaaaaattcagcaaaacttctgaaagtaaaaagaagCTAGGCACGGATGTGAAATCGAATTCATCTGAAGAGGTTCAATCCAGAAATCGTTCAACGGTAACCGATCGTGATGTGATTATGGTGGGTTTGTACCTCTTTTCCATTAACATTCCACTGTATGAGGTCGTACCTGACCGTGATGTGCTCTTTCAGATGTTGTTTGATCCCAGCTGCCTATGACAAATGCAACTCACATTAATGTTACAACATTGATGTTTTGTTGTCTATCCAGAATATCTAGTCTTTGTGTGAAATAAAGATTTTGCTCCGAACGTCACTTAGCACATTTTTGCAACCTCTTGTTTGTTCAGCTACCTGTTTCTTTAGcggagaaggaaagaagatcgtatttttttgaaatgcacTGCTTCTGGGACTGATgattctacaaaaataaaagttttcctTACATTTTGCAAGTTTTGTTAGCTTGGACAATGTTAAATCTGTGAAAAGAAATCTATCGACTTTGAAATGTGGTGTCAGTCACTTGCTCACTGATGCTCATGGATGTGTTTGTTCATATGAATAAGAAGTAACACAGTACCTAGTACTGTAAACTCAtccttcaaaggcatcaccatcACAGGATCACAACAATCTCGTGTCCGGCTTCAAGGCATCACTCCCCGAATATGGGGTGgagcgggtttcaggtggggtatgcCTAttcgaggtcgtagattgtgggaaagaggatgattcagcccatttcttcctaattgccacaaaaaacggcccggaagatgtgtgCGAAAATCGTGCAcagagctggcgcgctccaaccgaactggTTGTGGAAAGTAGCGCCCCGTAACGCTCgatgccgcatcttccgggccgttttctacggtgattaggaagaaatgagcgggattcTACCAgattctgcaatctacgatcccgtagtCTCTGACTattggaaatccatatcacgtcaggtTTATGAGGTGATGACTTCATTACGGGcgcgtagattatggagaccggggtggttccgctccaaaaatgctgttttgtacgatgccttctatggcagcgcgccacctttgcacacgTGGcctcccttactgcctatcggggtaATCCAAATTGATTTTCGGCGAATCACAGAGCGGAGGCggtgcaaggggtggagcgtttcAATAggtggcgtcgtacaaaacagcattcaggctgtttgcagtgatgcagggagagatgagcggaaccaccctccgtctccataacctacgaccccgtatacggatacttcacctgaaatccgtaccagcccggattcgtggtatgctgcctttaagcaaactAAGAGATTCCTGGACGGGAACCATACGAACTCGGTTACTGTAGAAAGCTATAATTTGTTCAAATCCAAGTAAACCAAGATTAACCTTTTCGTGATTGCTGGATTTGTGTCATGAGTATGGGTTGTGTGGATAGTTAATATGTTTGCAAAAAGCGGTCATTACAGTAGCGCTCTGTAGCAGCGCTCAGTTTTTACTGAATTTTTTACAGTGAAGATTTTGGTGTCAGGTTATTGCAGTATCATCTCAGAATATGAGCATCTGACCTTACTGTCCATTCATTGAAACATGATTCAGGATATCAATAGGCAACAACGATGTTAATtatgtttattcatttgttctaTGATATAGGTGACAAGCGGACTTCTGTTTCGCCAATGAATTCGCCGGTAGGTGTGCCTGAGGCAAAACTAGCTGCCGGATCAGTTTGTCCATTAGCCATTGCCGCATACTGTATAgtcattttctcttctgcaCATCTGCAgttctaagagaaaaaaaaataaccatgATCATATAATTAGCTTGGTAccggtagaaaaaaaaaactgaaacccACAGCTCTTGTTAGTAGTATTGTAACTTTGCCCAGCTCAGGAATCACTCCGAATGTTTCCTGAGCGGAATAATTTGAATTTGGCGGAAAAACCAGCTGGAATTCTTAGCAATTcaatggatttttctcaaacagCTACTAAGTCGTTTACCTtaaatgcaatttttctaTCACTGTTACTCCTGAGCTCTCTTCTGGATCCACCAATCCCAACGAAAAGAGGATTTTGCGAAGGTACGACCATTGACGGTATTACCATGGACATGGCTACAAATGAATGAGACATCCTGTTTGTTGAAGTGATAGTGTTTTACTTtcagcaaatatttttcttacagTATCTATTCGAAGggctggtgtagcgcagtcggtaaaaggttccgctgCAGACagaatcgatcggaggttcgaatctacgctggtgctcaccaagcccttcatccctccggtgttGATAAATTCAGGATAGAACACATTACCACATTGGCTAATCCCTGCAAGTCATTACATTATTGGCCAaatacatgttcgtaaacctcaaacgattctgaattgaatgggggcgcatcccacgCGGATTGACTGACGCCAGACACCTTATCCTCTAtcgcatgaaaaaaaaagaaaaaaaaatcctttatcTATTCGAAATCGATTCGAATGGTACTTCATTGTTATAAATCCACTATTGCTATCATTATTATCTGTACTTTTTACAATTTTGTCCTAggttctgcattttttttttcatgcgcACTTATCACACCAGTTTTtcgacagaaaaaagaacggttttttttttgtgtactactttttgagcccaaccaagattgttattattctttatttattttattctttttattctggctaacgtttcggcgtcgtcgccttcttcagagcctgaaaaaatcaaagccacgTGTAATCTTCTCTCTCAAACgactcgtcatcccacaagatatgatatggttctttttttttcttgttttttttttgctttaactCGATTTATTCTGCTTTAGACACCAGCCGATTCGTGAAGACGAGAACTATCAATTCAGTTTACTTTATCTGCTAAAAACTTACACAAAAGCTACAAAATAATAGGGTTGTGTCGCAAATAAGTGCGCTTTGAAGATGTAAAGAAGAAGATAACTGGTGCGATTAAAATCCTGGGAAGGTAGGGTGATAAATTCATTATTCCACACTTTGGCATTCCACTCATCCTTGGATGTTCATGACATGAGAGTTCtaagattttcaaaacatgAGATGCATTTATCTATACCCATTcatcaaagaaatatttattctcGATAACAGCTCAATTTATAAGTTGTTaccttgtgaaaaaaatactttgctTTCTCCAGATCAACTTCAGAACGTTGCTCTGATTCATTTTTTACACAAATATTCGAATAGCTGTCTGTGCCTATAAGAAATGTTTCAGTTCTCCACTGTAGCATCGATGGGAATTTCAAATgactgaaatagaaaaaaaaacccgactTCTTTTACAATTCAcacataaaaatagaaataaaatagaaatttgaaaagccTCCGATAGCCACGGTTCTTACGGGACATTATTAAGTTCGgaaggaaaaactgaaagagaTTATCCATGCTTTTCAGaatcctattttatttttactcctatttttatttatttttgacttttttgtttctattcagtttttcCTGTGTGCAGTTTGAAATTCTTCCTACAAATTCCGGCCAAACCATGAGGCATCGTGGCCTTTACGTGGTCTGTCGGGCATCTTACGTCACTGCTGGGCGATTCTTCAAAAAGCttccacaaatttttattcatttataccCAATCACATAATCTAATTCCTAATCAGCAGAAATCCTTGCAGGAGTCACGAACTAGACGAAATTTGAGTAATACGCGTTTCAATTGTAaagattttgaatttctacAACTGAATTCAATCCGATTCCATGCGCTTGGATTCATTAACCGCGTCCGGAAGTCATGCCGTAGCGCTCATTGGAATGCGAATCACCGCTGCTGTCCTTGAAGTTTCCTCTACGAGGATACTGGTAGCCGTTGTATCTGTTGTCGAGGATCGCTTGTCTCGCGGGTCGACGCAAAGAATTTGCGCTGTCGATAGTGCCAAATTGAAAGAGAATCAGTACCAAAACACACCACACAAGAGCTCTCATCCTGAAAATAACAGCTGTAACTCCTTAAAGAATATAAATGAACATTTCACAGGTTTCTTATTGAAATAAATCCATTGGCCAACACAGAAGAGCCGACAAACCTCAGAAGCAGACAAAACTATGAGGACTGGATGTGTTCAACGGTCCGCAACGATATTTATACAACTTCTGTTTGCTCAGCGGCAAAAAAGAATTGAGTGCCTCGGATGACTTGCTCTCTTCGCCATGTCACTAAAAAATACTCACTTCGCAAAGTGCCAGATGCCAATGGGTTGAcaaatcgcagaaaaaaaaacgcggtaCTTTGGGCATATGTGCTTTCAGCAATGGTTTGGAATAAATCTGAAGAGAAACGATCAATTCTGATTCCATTCTGAAGACGCAGTGTCAGTAATCGCTAGAGCGCTTCGTGTCTTTTACGAAAATCTTCGGGTCCCACcgttgtttcattttcttaatcATTGGGTAGCTGCgattttcatttcagattgatttagcacagaaaaaaaaatgcaaatgtaGTAATATTGTGATGCAAAAAacctaatccagaaaaaagaataaatttcaCACAGCAGTATAGCAATTACACTCACCTGATACTATTTCTTTCCGTGTATTTTGAGGGCAAAGAGGCAGCAAGTCCTTACTTCCACAGAGTGTCCGAAAACTTATGCAAGGTTTGAATTGAGCagaaacaacaattttttttcaaatgtactttttaaatgaaacataaaatatatagGATAGGGTTATATATGGGATAGCATATCGGCGAAAGTGACCTCCACAGCTTTGCTGCCACATACGCAATTTTTCGTCGACCACCGAAAAGGGAGAGATTACGCGACCGGGAAATCTCTCATCCAGTAATTGTATTGTTTCACGGGCTCTATGACATATCGCAGCATCTTGTTGAAACCACATGTCCTGGATATCAATTTCATCCAATTCGGGCATTAAGAACTTGGTTATTTTGTCGCGATATTGAGCATCAGTGAGTGCTTGACCAgcctcattttcaaaaaagtacatGTAATCCAATGACGCCTCCAACCGAAAATCCGCACCAAACAATGTCAAGTTGTGGATGCTCCTCCATATATGACCCTATCTTACGCACTTTAtgttctaattttaaaaatatgactTAAAAAATATGTCATCTGTTTAATTCAAGTGTTGCGTAAATTTTGGCacattttatatttgttctttctttccgGGATAGTATAATTCCAttacaaattaaattatttacttattaattaCTCAAATCAGTTACGACTTAACCAACTCTGAGATGTTAAACAATTTCAAACCTTATCACGTTTTATTTTCACCGAGGCCCCTTATAAAAGCGGATATCATTGAAAGaagttctcatttttcatttctaatgGGATACGAACTCCATGTTGAGCCATCGAAATGTACGATTACTACTTCAGGCGGCAAGTCAAAACATAAGTTAATTAACTATTGTGATAGAAATCTCGCTTACAAGGTGAGCTGAAATATCGAGATCGAGTCGAAATTTCATGAGCAACGAATGAAATTGTTGTCAGATTGTTTTTGCTGCTGGATCGAAATATTCTGTGCCACCAGACAAAATGAGTGGTGTTATTGATGTCGGAAAAAGTGCAGAAGTTGAAATTACAAGAAAGGTGGGTAGCGCTGGAAATTTTAAGCTCAGAAGTTTGATCTGCAGCTCCGTTTTAGACTGGGAAAGGTCCTGAAGAAGTGATGACTGTTGAGTATGCACCTGCGAATCCAGATCCgagcaaaggaaaaaatggtgaaatcgCAGGGCAGACGGTTGTGAAACTGAAGCCAACTGAATaactaacaaaacaaaaatcataaaGTAATCtttgaaataacaaaataaatcatCGGACAGCGGATCACCAGTATTACCAAGGTCCTAAAGTTCAGTAGTTTGATctgcaaattttaaatttaaaatgtttttacattttttttcttacttcatcAGATGGTTTGAGATGTAAAATAAGATGTACATCACTGAGGACATCACCTGTACATAACACTCACAGGACTTTCTAATTAAAGTTGAATTACTCAACAAAACACCATCTATGTATCTCCAATAATCCTTCAATACTGGGAATTTCTTACTACAAAATGGCTAGGGATTagggaaaagaaggaaattagGGACTGGAGCAACGTTTTCATATTAGTATCCATGTGCTAATTTTATTAAACCTCAGGATGACGATACTTCAGTGTTTCGTTCcttaatttaaaggcatctccccacgaatctgacctgATATGGATTCCCGATGCTCAAAGAcgatacgggatcgtagactgtAGGAACGGGTGGTCTCccactcatttcttcctaactgccgtgaaaaacggcccggaatatacggcttcgagcgttccgcgGCGCTATCTTCCACAAGTttggagttcgattggaggcgcgccagccctgtgcacgcgccgcatattccaGGCCGTTtcttatggcaattaggaagaaatggacggaatcacctccttcttcacaatctacgaccccgtataggcataactctCCTTAAaaccttaccacctcagattcgtggagtgatgcctttaagccggACACGAGATTGTTGTGATCCTTTCTTTGTGGCTAACTTTTCGGTGtgatcgccttcttcagagcttgaaAGGATGAAATCGAACATGACtcatccgatcaaacgccttatccacCCAATAAGGAAAATCCTAAGTTTACTGTTGGATCTCATAGCTACAAGTAGAAGCGAATACAATTGAGtttcgatttttcattttaactcCTTCGCTGAGGTCATGCACGAAGTTGAGTTTCTTGCTCAGTGGACATCCTTTCCTGGGGAAATTTCTAGATGTAGAGATCAAACTACAGGAATTGTACTCTTCTCTCTACTACACTGTAgattttgttctaaaaaaatagcttTCAAGAACCactaaactaaaaattttattgctaCTTGATTATTTTAACTATAACATCCTGGAAGATGGATGCAATGAATAGATGTCGCAGTATCATTCAATAGTGAAGAATATCTTAAAACGTTCTTCAagaaacaattgaaaaatttccgaaagCAATACTGCGGCAAATGGCAGCGAATGCGGCAGTACTAGCGAAACTACATCTACTGATATAGTCATCCGTTGAGGAGTTTTCCATGATCCGAATCCAGATCAAAAATTAGAGCAGTGTTCTTACGGCAGGTCTTACGAAAGCGAATAATAACTATGGCAGAAGTACGCATAAACtaaatatgagaaaatcaGCAGCAACAAAAGTTGAACCAACAGCAAACCACACAACAGCACATCGAAACGGATGTAGTGCTGAAGGATCCGACACCGGTACCAGCTCCCGAACCAGAGCCAGCGGCTGCTGCTGTGCCGCCAGTTCCCGACTGTAGACTGGCACCCGTTGGTTGGCTTGCACCAAGATCTTGTCTCTTGACTCGCACAGCGAGGTGCTTCGACATGATCGGTTCAGCAAACGCGAGGTAGTAGGTTAAGGCAACAATGGCAAGGCAGAAGGCGATCTTCATTCTGAAACGAAAATCATCACATTTGTGTACTGGGTACGTTACGAGGTAATATTCATTGGCAATATTATTGGCAaaatacttttcaaaattttagtcTTCCTCTTTGAACTGTACTGGTCCATTTGCTAGGATTAAGAACCATCAAGCTATCCTAATCAGGAAAAACAGGAGTTGTTGACTCCCAagtttataattataatttctaTTAAGTTTATAATTTCTTCACCACATTTCTACTTTCCTCTTGACCAAATTTCGCCAAAGCCCATCATTAGCTAAGAATTCAGCTAAGAATACGGATAGACCATAGGGAGGACTTCGGCGAGATATATTCACTTCAATACTGGATTGCCGTCATTTGTACGTGATAGATCTTTAGCATGGAtttcaagttctttttttataacgcGATGGTGTAgtgtagtcggtaagaggtttcgttgtgactgcacaatcgattgAAAGTTGGAACCGCCCGGATGTCAACAAAGAATTTCATCTCACAGAAGGGCCAATAAggtggtaccagacttgtctggaaggataaaaaaatgtGGTAATTCATCGGTGGCCCCCTCACAAGCCTGTGTATAAGTTAGACACGAGTTTGttaacttcaaacgattctgaattgaagtgaacaagTTGTTCCAACCCTGGCGGTCTGATCATCGCCTggcatcctttatccttttaatccTTTCTGATGACTACCTTAAGATGAAAGTGGTCCAGAActctcttgagaaaaaaaaagaatgaaggaaaTACTTACCCGCTCAGTTATCATCTAAACAACATATGGCATAATTTCTATATTTGCTGCTTTATGATATTAAAGAAATAACCACACGATTGGTAAAAGGCAGCAAACGTTCTGGACGTTGTTTCTGAGTCAACTTCGCATTTAAAACTGGTATAACAAAAGTAAGTAACGAATTTAGGTAAGCAAGAAACGAAGAGGTAGTCCTAAATTACCCCCTTGGGCCAACTAAGAGCCAACTTAAATTCCCACCAAGGAAATAAAAGTCGAAGAAAACGAGGTGCAACGAGGACCTGGAAATTTCGTACAGCTCCGACACACCGACGCTGAATGCGGGCTAAGTCTACCAGGTCTGTTACAACGTTTTAtagtttatctatttattcgcCGACAGCTGACAGAAAAGTAAATACATACAGGAAAAGAGTGCTATCGTTGTTAAAAAGATGTTAGAGACGTCAACACATATTTGAGGTAGATGAATGAGTCAAGACTTTGTGTAAGAAATACGTTTAGAAAGTGCGAGATATGTACAATCGGATAAACTTCGGATGAGTGATGTTTGACGATGAATTTTgctcatttctgcatttttttgagTCTGAATGTCTTTGGTGGAAGGTGATGGATTCCATGAAATGGGGACTGGAAGACAGAACAGAgaacttctcaaaatttctgtgactacaaaaaaaaacagtgtattTTTATTCCCCTATTCTGTTCCCTTCTagagaaacggaaaaaaatgttatgcaCAGGACTCAGCACCTTACAggtttctcaaaataaaaaaatcattttaaaaatgtctAACATTCTAGGCAACTTGAAATATGTTTACGTCTAACGTCtctagtttttaaaaatttcaatttttcgtcCATTATTATTGGTACAAGACTGAATGTGTTCTTGGAATTGTGAAAATGACgattttcccaattttttctctgcttaaGTGTGGGTGGAAAGTAAACGAACTCCTAAGACGAGGTAAACACATGCAGAGAGTATGTCAACGTTATTTTTTCCCTCACGGCTTAACAAAGTCCGAACCGATTTGGGGGGTCACCATATGAACACATCGAGAGCTTTAGTGAATAGGTAAATTTACTCAACGTAGGATAAAATAGTTTGCCCCGAAAAATTTCAGTCACCTTTACTCAAACAtgtaattttcttcagaactATTTATTCAAAGTAAGTTAGACAGGAAACTCGTTGGCAAGTTTCAttcgttgaaaaatttctggCTTTAGTTGGATCGATATACGTTTAGGTATTTCATGATCCCTCCAGATATGAAGGATCCTCCTTAATAGTGTACAACGCAAGTAAGcaacattttaatttaatattaatgtTATTAGTTCCTTTTACTTAGTtatcttattttaattttattcaccaatttttttctttcctacgatGCAATATATTTATAGGAGCATTCgctaaaaaaatcgtaaaattaAGCAGCCATAAAACTTGTGTGGCGATGTAAACTAGACTCAATTTGCAAacagatttattattttagaaaaagttcGACTGCATAAACttttcttataaaaataaCAGTTTAAACCCTGtgaaatgtaaaatgtaaaattttgaagatgattggatttttttcggaatttttggaaattttctgaaatttccgGCGTTTAAATTTGTAGTATATACTCCCAATTTTAAGTAAATATCAAATATAAAgtatagaaaaattttaaatattctaCTCGCTGATAGATTCTCTCA
Coding sequences within it:
- a CDS encoding hypothetical protein (NECATOR_CHRIV.G17139.T1), coding for MSFVHFTCLQNFDYFNKFMTCFILILIIPLFLCAETRSNRTTNEKFPRGKEIPDKLSVQSKDENPEQTASSAESSSKTSESKKKLGTDVKSNSSEEVQSRNRSTVTDRDVIMMLFDPSCL
- a CDS encoding hypothetical protein (NECATOR_CHRIV.G17140.T3) encodes the protein MSHSFVAMSMVIPSMVVPSQNPLFVGIGGSRRELRSNSDRKIAFKLVFPPNSNYSAQETFGVIPELGKVTILLTRANCRCAEEKMTIQYAAMANGQTDPAASFASGTPTGEFIGETEVRLSPIS
- a CDS encoding hypothetical protein (NECATOR_CHRIV.G17140.T1) is translated as MSMVIPSMVVPSQNPLFVGIGGSRRELRSNSDRKIAFKLVFPPNSNYSAQETFGVIPELGKVTILLTRANCRCAEEKMTIQYAAMANGQTDPAASFASGTPTGEFIGETEVRLSPIS
- a CDS encoding hypothetical protein (NECATOR_CHRIV.G17140.T2), whose protein sequence is MSHSFVAMSMVIPSMVVPSQNPLFVGIGGSRRELRSNSDRKIAFKETFGVIPELGKVTILLTRANCRCAEEKMTIQYAAMANGQTDPAASFASGTPTGEFIGETEVRLSPIS
- a CDS encoding hypothetical protein (NECATOR_CHRIV.G17141.T1) — translated: MRALVWCVLVLILFQFGTIDSANSLRRPARQAILDNRYNGYQYPRRGNFKDSSGDSHSNERYGMTSGRG
- a CDS encoding hypothetical protein (NECATOR_CHRIV.G17142.T1), translated to MYFFENEAGQALTDAQYRDKITKFLMPELDEIDIQDMWFQQDAAICHRARETIQLLDERFPGRVISPFSVVDEKLLLIVLSASEDESSCVVCFGTDSLSIWHYRQRKFFASTRETSDPRQQIQRLPVSS
- a CDS encoding hypothetical protein (NECATOR_CHRIV.G17143.T1), which produces MGYELHVEPSKCTITTSGGKSKHKLINYCDRNLAYKIVFAAGSKYSVPPDKMSGVIDVGKSAEVEITRKTGKGPEEVMTVEYAPANPDPSKGKNGEIAGQTVVKLKPTE
- a CDS encoding hypothetical protein (NECATOR_CHRIV.G17144.T1) — protein: MVTPQIGSDFVKPVGVSELYEISRMKIAFCLAIVALTYYLAFAEPIMSKHLAVRVKRQDLGASQPTGASLQSGTGGTAAAAGSGSGAGTGVGSFSTTSVSMCCCVFMRTSAIVIIRFRKTCRKNTALIFDLDSDHGKLLNG
- a CDS encoding hypothetical protein (NECATOR_CHRIV.G17145.T1), producing MKIAFCLAIVALTYYLAFAEPIMSKHLAVRVKRQDLGASQPTGASLQSGTGGTAAAAGSGSGAGTGVGSFSTTSVSMCCCVVCCWFNFCCC